In Chlorobiota bacterium, the sequence GGGATGTTGGTGAGTTCCACCGCTTCGGCAGGGTTGTTGACCTGTCCCGTTTCCACCATTTCTCCCATCATGTTGCAGATCTGGATATGGCTTCCGATTGGCAAGGGTTCGCTGTATCGTAGCCGCCCGTTGGTGGGGTTTGGCGCAAACCTTCCGGCGGCCAGCACTCCCCGTTCTTCCACCGCCGAGTTGTAGCGGCGGATGTTAAAGTAGGCTTTGAGATAGACGCTGCTCACTCCATCGTTCTTCAGGGTGTCTTCGGCCACGCCAGCGGTGAAGGTGTGGGCATAATAGACGTTGTTGAGATCGGTGACGACGATCGAATCAATGCCACGTGCAAAAGGGCGAGGGAAGCTGAAGATGAGGTTCCGCCCAACGCCACGTTGGATGCGCAGGCGATAGGTGACGGAGAAGGTATCGCCTTCCCCTTCAAGCGCGGCGGCGGGGATTCCGCGAACGTCGGCAATGCACAATCCCTCGGCCGGGGAGCCGGAATCTATCTGATGTTGAAAAAGGAGATAGAGGCCAGAAGGGGGGAAGAATGGGACTTCGTAATCTGTTCTTCCATCTACCCAATCGTGGTATTGCTGGCCCACGCCAAAGCGAGCATAGATAGGGATATCGGAGGGGTGTTCGCTGCGGACATTCATGGAGTCTATGATGGTGACTTGTGCCGATAGCGAGGCCGCCGCAAGAAAGAACAGGCTGGCAATAGTGAATATGCGGTGCATCATCAGTAGGTTTTTATAGGTGTTGTGTTGCGGAAACAGAACCCCCAACAATTGTGGGCGTTACAAGAACATGAAATGGGCAGGCTCTTTAGGAGAACCTGCCCATTTCTGTTCTTCGGCAGGGGGAAGGTTGCTTCCCCTTGCGTTGATTAGTTGGCGATAACCAGTTGGCGCGTTTCGGTGCGTCCGTTGGTGGTCATCTTGTAGAAATAGACACCGGCGGCCAAGCCTTCGGTGGAGATTTCAACGCGATTCAGACCCTTTGCAACGCCGTTGTAGAGGCTCTTCACCTCAACACCCAACGCATCAATCAAGCTGATCGTCACCGCCTGCTCGGCTGGGACAGCGAACTCGAACGAAGCACTGTTGGTAGCTGGGTTCGGATAGGCTGCGCCAAGCATGGTGGCCGATGCTCCGGTTGCTGTCAGCTTCACCGATTTCACCAGCGGGTTGTTGATGCGAATTGCACCAGCTTCACCCTGCTTCAACGTGCCCAAAACGTAGCCAGTAAGGGCATCGGTGACAACGTAGTCAGCATCAGCATTGTTGACCGACAGAACCACTGGATACTCAGTGCCCTGGAAGTTCACAACGTGCGCTCCGTTCAATTCCTTGCTGGCACTGACGAACCCGTTGTTGCTGAAGCGGACATCGAACATTGACTCGCCTGGAACCGGCGGCAGTTCGTAGCGTTGGTTGCTGATCGAACCATTGCGTCCGAAGTACACGGTTCCAACTTTTTGGTCAGCATCGCTGATGCGAAGTTGGTTAAGCACCTTGTAGTCGTCGGCAATCTTTGGCTCAACCTTTCCATTCAGCTCGCTTGCCGGAGCGGTCAGGACGTAGTAGCCTGTTCCATCCACCTTCAACCAGTAGCCAAGCCCTGGCAGGATGCGAGCGGTTTGCTCGTATCCACGCTGTGGTTTGTAGGAGTAGACTTCACCAACTCGACCTGGTGAACGCCCGCTACCGACTGGGCGGAAGCTCATGTAGTTATCATCAACGTAGGTTGGCACGGCCAACGCACCAACAGTGTTCCAGCCTGGGAAGACCTTCACAGTAAGGTAGAGGGGCAGCGTTGGGTCAATGCGTTTGACGGCAACACCCGAGACGGTGCGGTCCACCACATCAGCATACTTCACGAAGTAACCAATGCCTGGAGCAACGGTATCCGCTGTATTGTATTGGTTGCTGCTGAAGGTTATCGGCAATCCTGAAGAGATATTCGGGAAGACCGTTCCAGATGCAGGATTCGAAGGAACCACTGGCAACGAGACGAAGTTCCAGCCGCGCTCACGGACTTCTGGGAACTGGATCACGCTTGGCAAGGTGTACTCGATGCAGAAGCCCGTGACGTTCGGGTCGCGAATCACAATGGTGCGGGTGGTTGGTCCCACGTTTGTGGTTCCGCGCATATCGTAATTGAAGACCGTTCCGTTCAGGTTATCGCGCAGATAGAGCAGCGCACCTGGTGGGAAGTCACGAGTATCATACTCAACCACCACTGGGTAGTTCTGTGGCGCACCCGCGCTGAATTTCACGCAGTACACGATGGTGGTATCCACACGGTACTCGCGAATATCAAGGCTCTTGAAGTTAAAGGCTGGGTTTGTTGCCATTGGTGGCAAGCCACGGGTATCAACCAAGCCATTGAAGCCTGCACCCAATGCTGGGGGATAGAACCGTGCGTAGAATTGGTTCGGCGTTCCTGGCGTTGCAGCCTCAGCCTCGCCAAACAGCAAGTCGGATGAATCCGATGCGCCGATACCGGTACCGAAGGTCAGATACGTAGTGTCTGGGCTTGCGGCAGAGTTGCGGAACATCAGGCGAATGCCTTTCGTGTCTGTTGGCTCGGAGGAAGTATCAAGGCCAGACTCCAACGGGTTACGGTTCACGATCAGCACGACGCGCAAGCGAACAGCACTGTTCAAAGCGTCAACCGAGCGGAGCGTGACGTAGCCGATGTAGATACCTGGCGTTGGATATCCCGACCCATCCGCTGTTGGCAACAGCGACGGGTTCGCAACAACGTTGAAGTTCTGCTGCAATCCGATTTCGCGGAAGAACAGGCCACGGCCGGTACCATCACCGCCTCCGCCCACACCTGGATTGACAACATCATTCGAGTCAATACGGAGCCACGGAGCATCGGTCTCGACAGTGATGTTGCGCAGTTTTGTTCCCTGCACACCGTTCACCATCAGGATATTGCGGAAAATACGGTTGGGGTTTCCATACTGTGTTTGCAGCGGGAACACCAACTCATAGTTCGACGGGTCGTCATTAATCTTCTCTACCTGGCTGGTTGGCAGCAGGTCAATACGCGGACGCGGTGTAATCGAGATATAGGAAGTGCCGTAGGTGTTCGGAATGAACGGCTCGCCAGTATTCGGGTCAAGGATACGCGTTGGCGCAACACCCTCTTGGAACTTCTCGAATCCACGAGCTTCCATCTCAGGAGTCACATTGCCTGGAGCGTATTCGTTCCACCGAAGCGAGTCAAGCGTCAGGATCATCTGATCCGTGTTAATTCCTGAAGCTGTTCCTTGCGCGTCACCGACAACTTCAAAGAGGACGTAGAAGAACACAGCTGTGTCCCCCCACTGGCATCCCTTCGCACCTGGAGGAGCGTTCGGAGCCAATGGCAGTGGTAGCGGTGTTGAAGAGCTACCAGTCACCATGATTCGCTCGCCGTATGCGGATGGTCCGCCGACGGTCTCAAGTTTGTAATCGGCATCTTGGTCAACATCCCAGCTCATGTTGAAATCACGAGCGACAACAAGGTCGTTGTCATTTGGGAATTGGCCACGTTTCTGGACACCTACTGCACGCAGCAAGGTGTTGTTGTATTGCAGCTTCATGCGGAAGCTATAGATATGCTCCCCCGGATACCCATTGATGGGATCGTTGGATGTATCCAAGCAATTCTTAATGAAGATTGGGAGAAGGAAGAACCGTTTCTCCCCGGGGCCTGGCTCGGAAACATAATTTGTGTCCCGTGCCAGAACACCATTGGGCTGTCCTGCCCACTTCTGCAGTGTGATTGTGGGGAGATGCTTTTTGCCTAGCCCTTGTGCAAGACTTTGGCCTGCGCAGATGAGGAGCAAAGCCCCAACCATCAACGCTTGCATCCCTGCTAACCAATAACGTTTACGCATGGATCATATCTCCTTGGTTTGAGAGATGTTACTTTATGACTGTGAACTGATTGTTTGCATTCCTTTGGGAGTCGGAAACCGAAATGAGGTAGCAGCCATTGGCCATGCCCTCCTCAAATCGAATAATCCTTGTCCAAGCATCTGGGGCTGCTACGATCGTTATCGGAATCTGCCGCCCCAGTATGTCAACAACAGCAACGCTGCTTGCCATCATTCCTTCCGTTCGTACCACAACCTCGTTGTTATCAACGTGCTGGACGATTTGTACGGTTGGCGTTGCTTCCTTCCATTGCTCATCAACACCAACTGTCGTTGTGTCGGTTGTGTCAGGCTTCACAATGCGATTGGCCGTCACAACTCCGTTCTCACGATCCGCTCGGCTAATACATGATGCCGTATCAACACTAAATTCTTCGATGACGATCGCTTTGCTGAAAGCACTATCGGTTGTTCGCTGCAGGACCACGTTCAGCAATGTGCCCTCGGTGGCCAGCGCAGAATCCCGTTGCAGCAATCCGGCTATCGAGTCGGCAGCAATATGAAGCTGCCGAACGTTCCAGCCTGGCTCAGCAATGATTGTTCCTTGTGTAGCAGTATCGGCAAAGCGATACCATGCCGTATCGGAACGCAGGGTAAAGGCGATCTGCTTTATCCCTTGATCTTTCACATTTTCAATCTTCAACGCCACAGTGGTTTGCCGTAGCGTGTCGAAGTTCGCAGATTCCACCTGTGCTTTGGCGATATACTGCGGCAACAGCGTTCGCGCCACGTGCACAAACCCTGTTCGGCGCGTCGCCACGTTGAATGGCTTTGCTGCCTCAATTGTCAAGTTGCCAAGGACTTCGGCCCACCCGTTCAATCCGGAAAAAACGTCGGGTGAGGTTACGGTTGCCTCGAATGTCAATAACGGGATTCCTGTTCCAAAGAAAGGGCGAAGCTGAAGGTTGTCATCAATCCCGCCAAACTCAATGTACAGGTTCCCCTGTTTGGAATCCTTCGTAATCGAGCGTCGAAATGCTCGCCCGGCAATATGGCCGGATACCGGAGGATTCGGGTTAATATCAAACTTTGAACGATCCCACTGCAACGATAACGTCACCACAAACAAGCTGTCTTCTTTCGTGAAGCCAACCACCCGCCCAGTGTCGCTTTGGTAGCTTGACCAGATTTTCAGAAGAAATTTCTTCTGGTCGCAGGGATGGATGACTGTTGTATCAATCCAGATTGTTAATGGACGAACCGTCTGGGACCGGAGAACCGGTGAGCACAGAGCAAGAAGCATTCCCATCGCCACTATCGTCTTTGCTAATCGCATCTATGCTCACCGGTTATTCCAGATACTCAACCTTGATGCAATGCAGAGATTACTTCTGCACCTGCATCGAGCGGGTCACGCTCTTGCCGCCAGCTTGAACCTGGTAGTAGTAGATACCGGATTCCACCTGCTTCCCTTCGCCGTTCAGGCCATCCCACTCGGTGGTGTAGGTTCCTGCTTTCACATCGCTGCTGATAAGCGTGCGAACCTCACGACCCAAAACATCGAACACGCGAAGCGTTACTGCTCCATCAACTGGAGTGGTGTAGCTAATGCTGGTTTTGGCGTTTGCATTGAATGGGTTTGGCGTGTTTTGCGACAAGCCCAACGTGGCCGATCCCGTTTCCACCGTGCTGTTCGGGCTAAGACGATAGAGCCCCTTGTCCTTCTCGCTGAAACGAACATTGCGGAAGACCACGTCACCCTGTGGGTTGGCTTCCACCACCAATGTTGCAACAACATCGCCCTGCTCGAAGTGGCCGCTAACGGCAACTGCTGCACGGTTTTCGGTAGCGTAACCCGTTACCCACTTGTTATCGCTGCGGTCGTTGAAGCGGATGTCAACAATCTTGGTTCCCGGGGCGGCATCGAAGGCAACGCTTTGCGCTCCGTTCACCACTCCGTTAAAGCGAACCGGGATTTCCACAGTATTTCCCGTCACCGTTCCACCGATGCGAAGGTCAACATTGTTTGCCAACCCTGGCATGACTTTTCCGGTGAATGGTGGCAACGTATCGGGCAGCCATGGGAGCACCGGCAGCTTGGCTGCCAAGTAGGTCATAATCAAGGCTGCGTCGAACTCATCGGCATCAAACAAGAAGCCGTTGAAGGTGTTGTCTTGTGGGAACGGCAGTGCTGGGTTCACGTCCTTGGTTGGGAAAAGAACCTTGTAATAGACGATCTGCCCAAACTGATCCAACGAGTCACCACTGTTGTTGTACTTGCTGGAAGAGTAGTAGAAACGTCCGTTGTGGTTCACGTCACCGTGGAAGCCATGACGGCCGAACACTGAATCGAAATCAACCGTGCTGGTTTGGGTGCTGGCCAAGTTGCGGGTTGCCGAGTGACGCAGAATGCGGATGACGTCGGCAAAAGTCACAAAGCGGCGTTGATCACCACGAATGTCGCCTGGAAGAGCAACATCCAATTGCGTCAAGTTTGCATCGCCATCACCCCACGAGCCGATGCGGCGGACGTGGCGGGATGAGAAGAGGAAGATGCGCCCTGGCAAGCCAGAAGGTGGCCAGTTTGCTGTCAAGCGTGTGCTTTTGCGCAAGCTGTCGTTGTCGAACCCACTCTCCAACCATGCAACAGCGTTCATCCAAGTGGTTGAACCGTTTGGCACGTATGGTGCGCTTTCCAAGCCAACCGAAGCACCGCTGATCTTCACGATACTGACCCCGCTGCTGGTGCCTGCAGGACCGTAGTGGAATTCAATATCACCTGAGCGCGATGGCTCGTTGAATGGAGCTTCAACCAAGTGAGCTTGGAACGAAGCGATAGATGGAGCTTGCGGCTGACGGTTCGGTGAGAACGGATCATCCGGGTAATTCGGATCGAAGTAGTAGTTGATGTTCAGGTTTTCCCACTCAACGATAAAACGATCTTGAAGCGGATTTCCCTGGGCATCAAATCCGCCATCTTCTTGGATGTAGCGAATGTAGCTTGGGGTGTACGTGCGCCCTTGCGGATCGGTAAGATCGTAGCCTGGGGTGCGCAGGTAGTGGTCACCAAAGTATGGTGCCACCGTCAAGTTTGGACCGTTGTTTGCGCTGAACAACGTGTACGGATCGCTGGTAATAAAGCGGCCTTCGAAGTTCAGCCAGCCGTTTACCGAGATATAGACATCGGTAAACAACTGGTTATCGAATTCAAACGGGAATCCGATGGGGATTGGGCCGGCAACACCGTCATCAGGGTTCACAACGTTGCTGTACACATCCAAGAACGCGTTGCGCGGGATGATAATTCCCTTGCCGGCCTGTGGCTGGTACAGCACGTTCTGAGTACTGATCGTGAATTGATCGGCGATGTGCTGTGCCTGAGCAGTCTGCGCAGCCCCCGCTGCTAACAGAGCCACCCCGGCAGCAACTCCGAAAATTGTTCGACTCAGTTTCATGCTGTTTCTCCTATATCCTGTTTTCTATCATTGTTCTCTTTCTCGCTTTCACAACCCATCAACGTCCTGTTCGGTTACTGTTGGATGGCGGGCGATGCTGCCCGCCATCCATACAGTCATGTTGATAGATTACGCCGGGGTCGTTACCTCGCCAGGATCATGGTTCGGCTTAACACTGCTGCGCCTGCGGTCAGGCGGTAGGTGTAGGCTCCGCTGGCAA encodes:
- a CDS encoding T9SS type A sorting domain-containing protein, producing MKLSRTIFGVAAGVALLAAGAAQTAQAQHIADQFTISTQNVLYQPQAGKGIIIPRNAFLDVYSNVVNPDDGVAGPIPIGFPFEFDNQLFTDVYISVNGWLNFEGRFITSDPYTLFSANNGPNLTVAPYFGDHYLRTPGYDLTDPQGRTYTPSYIRYIQEDGGFDAQGNPLQDRFIVEWENLNINYYFDPNYPDDPFSPNRQPQAPSIASFQAHLVEAPFNEPSRSGDIEFHYGPAGTSSGVSIVKISGASVGLESAPYVPNGSTTWMNAVAWLESGFDNDSLRKSTRLTANWPPSGLPGRIFLFSSRHVRRIGSWGDGDANLTQLDVALPGDIRGDQRRFVTFADVIRILRHSATRNLASTQTSTVDFDSVFGRHGFHGDVNHNGRFYYSSSKYNNSGDSLDQFGQIVYYKVLFPTKDVNPALPFPQDNTFNGFLFDADEFDAALIMTYLAAKLPVLPWLPDTLPPFTGKVMPGLANNVDLRIGGTVTGNTVEIPVRFNGVVNGAQSVAFDAAPGTKIVDIRFNDRSDNKWVTGYATENRAAVAVSGHFEQGDVVATLVVEANPQGDVVFRNVRFSEKDKGLYRLSPNSTVETGSATLGLSQNTPNPFNANAKTSISYTTPVDGAVTLRVFDVLGREVRTLISSDVKAGTYTTEWDGLNGEGKQVESGIYYYQVQAGGKSVTRSMQVQK
- a CDS encoding T9SS type A sorting domain-containing protein, giving the protein MMHRIFTIASLFFLAAASLSAQVTIIDSMNVRSEHPSDIPIYARFGVGQQYHDWVDGRTDYEVPFFPPSGLYLLFQHQIDSGSPAEGLCIADVRGIPAAALEGEGDTFSVTYRLRIQRGVGRNLIFSFPRPFARGIDSIVVTDLNNVYYAHTFTAGVAEDTLKNDGVSSVYLKAYFNIRRYNSAVEERGVLAAGRFAPNPTNGRLRYSEPLPIGSHIQICNMMGEMVETGQVNNPAEAVELTNIPAGSYVVTVLTRDGRLWDREQIVVVR
- a CDS encoding T9SS type A sorting domain-containing protein, which encodes MKLQYNNTLLRAVGVQKRGQFPNDNDLVVARDFNMSWDVDQDADYKLETVGGPSAYGERIMVTGSSSTPLPLPLAPNAPPGAKGCQWGDTAVFFYVLFEVVGDAQGTASGINTDQMILTLDSLRWNEYAPGNVTPEMEARGFEKFQEGVAPTRILDPNTGEPFIPNTYGTSYISITPRPRIDLLPTSQVEKINDDPSNYELVFPLQTQYGNPNRIFRNILMVNGVQGTKLRNITVETDAPWLRIDSNDVVNPGVGGGGDGTGRGLFFREIGLQQNFNVVANPSLLPTADGSGYPTPGIYIGYVTLRSVDALNSAVRLRVVLIVNRNPLESGLDTSSEPTDTKGIRLMFRNSAASPDTTYLTFGTGIGASDSSDLLFGEAEAATPGTPNQFYARFYPPALGAGFNGLVDTRGLPPMATNPAFNFKSLDIREYRVDTTIVYCVKFSAGAPQNYPVVVEYDTRDFPPGALLYLRDNLNGTVFNYDMRGTTNVGPTTRTIVIRDPNVTGFCIEYTLPSVIQFPEVRERGWNFVSLPVVPSNPASGTVFPNISSGLPITFSSNQYNTADTVAPGIGYFVKYADVVDRTVSGVAVKRIDPTLPLYLTVKVFPGWNTVGALAVPTYVDDNYMSFRPVGSGRSPGRVGEVYSYKPQRGYEQTARILPGLGYWLKVDGTGYYVLTAPASELNGKVEPKIADDYKVLNQLRISDADQKVGTVYFGRNGSISNQRYELPPVPGESMFDVRFSNNGFVSASKELNGAHVVNFQGTEYPVVLSVNNADADYVVTDALTGYVLGTLKQGEAGAIRINNPLVKSVKLTATGASATMLGAAYPNPATNSASFEFAVPAEQAVTISLIDALGVEVKSLYNGVAKGLNRVEISTEGLAAGVYFYKMTTNGRTETRQLVIAN